A portion of the Thermoanaerobaculum aquaticum genome contains these proteins:
- a CDS encoding PilZ domain-containing protein, whose protein sequence is MAERRSAQRLTPATELSARVRAFLPARVVDVSRTGIQLELSSLLRIGVSCDVKLTLEGAELRWPATVRRCRATQFGVDERGQKVLFYRAGLEFASMTDEEWARLERFLTKASSEGTGLELDHRDVLETQPKSEQENAARRTGPIKVKVDTSRFRT, encoded by the coding sequence ATGGCAGAGAGGCGAAGTGCCCAAAGACTTACTCCAGCTACCGAGCTTTCGGCTCGCGTGCGGGCGTTCCTTCCCGCCCGGGTGGTGGACGTTTCCCGCACGGGGATTCAGCTGGAGCTTTCCAGCTTGTTGCGCATTGGGGTTTCCTGCGACGTCAAGCTGACGTTGGAAGGCGCCGAGCTACGCTGGCCGGCCACCGTACGCCGTTGCCGCGCTACCCAGTTCGGTGTGGACGAACGCGGGCAAAAGGTGCTCTTTTACCGTGCCGGTTTGGAGTTTGCCAGCATGACCGACGAGGAGTGGGCGCGCTTGGAGCGGTTCCTTACCAAGGCTTCTTCGGAGGGGACGGGCTTGGAGCTGGACCACCGCGATGTGCTGGAGACCCAACCCAAAAGCGAGCAGGAGAACGCAGCCCGGCGCACCGGTCCCATCAAGGTGAAAGTGGATACCTCGCGGTTTCGCACCTAG
- a CDS encoding superoxide dismutase: MSVHQLPPLPYAYDALEPYIDTQTMQIHHTKHHQAYVDNLNKAVTGSPVESWSLEELIAKLSQVPEAIRTAVRNHGGGHLNHSLFWQMMAPNAGGTPQGELAQAIANAFGSFESFKEKFTAAAMGRFGSGWAWLVVKPSGALDVYSTANQDSPLTDGDRPILGVDVWEHAYYLKYQNRRNEYVQAWWNVVNWNFVSELLRKARS, translated from the coding sequence ATGAGCGTGCATCAACTCCCCCCGTTACCCTACGCTTATGATGCTCTGGAGCCCTACATTGACACCCAAACCATGCAAATCCACCACACCAAGCATCATCAGGCGTACGTGGACAACCTCAACAAGGCGGTAACTGGCTCGCCGGTGGAAAGCTGGTCCCTGGAGGAGCTCATTGCCAAGTTGTCCCAGGTCCCGGAGGCCATCCGCACCGCGGTGCGCAACCACGGCGGCGGGCATCTCAACCACTCGCTGTTCTGGCAAATGATGGCCCCCAACGCCGGCGGCACCCCCCAGGGTGAGCTGGCCCAGGCCATTGCCAACGCCTTTGGCAGCTTTGAGTCCTTCAAGGAAAAGTTCACCGCTGCCGCTATGGGCCGCTTTGGCTCCGGCTGGGCGTGGCTGGTGGTCAAACCCTCCGGGGCTTTGGACGTGTACTCCACGGCCAACCAGGATTCCCCGCTCACCGACGGCGACAGGCCCATCCTGGGGGTGGACGTGTGGGAACACGCCTACTACCTGAAGTACCAAAACCGCCGCAACGAGTACGTGCAAGCCTGGTGGAACGTGGTGAACTGGAACTTCGTCAGCGAGCTTTTGCGCAAAGCTAGGTCCTGA
- a CDS encoding energy transducer TonB, producing the protein MACESIADGLKASKALRLTLAVAFLIGGQGAAWATDPQLETFTRWRGKTRDLYALATSGRNPEYGKKTAQALLQELLDSLKPNDKACEVFARVFLLKAVFEAQLGQLDEAEWDFFMALSLYPVFSQARFSGFPKASEPFSQWAKDWEKREKQEDEDIKSRVAGGESQFRRTDCSPPEKKQPVVTPQYPEGVRWSRLSGTVELSIVIDKNGVPRRPYFKFNCYMASLFVAAAEGVRQWRYEPVVCEGAPADVLERITVNFHLTRH; encoded by the coding sequence GTGGCCTGCGAATCAATTGCGGACGGCTTGAAAGCTTCAAAGGCCTTACGACTGACATTGGCTGTTGCATTTCTCATCGGGGGACAGGGGGCAGCGTGGGCCACGGACCCTCAGTTGGAAACCTTCACTCGCTGGCGGGGGAAAACTCGGGATCTTTACGCGCTTGCCACCAGCGGAAGAAACCCTGAGTACGGAAAGAAAACCGCCCAAGCGTTGCTTCAGGAACTGCTTGACTCTTTGAAGCCCAACGACAAGGCGTGTGAGGTCTTCGCGCGGGTGTTTCTCCTGAAAGCGGTCTTTGAAGCTCAGTTAGGGCAACTGGATGAAGCGGAATGGGATTTCTTCATGGCTCTTTCCCTCTATCCCGTGTTTTCGCAAGCCCGCTTTTCCGGTTTTCCTAAAGCGTCGGAGCCTTTTTCGCAATGGGCGAAAGATTGGGAAAAGCGCGAGAAGCAAGAGGACGAGGACATCAAAAGTCGCGTGGCTGGGGGCGAATCGCAATTCCGACGTACGGACTGTTCTCCCCCTGAGAAGAAGCAGCCGGTGGTTACCCCTCAGTACCCAGAGGGCGTTCGCTGGTCGCGTCTCAGTGGCACTGTCGAGCTGTCCATCGTGATTGACAAAAACGGCGTGCCCCGGCGGCCCTACTTTAAGTTCAACTGCTACATGGCTTCTCTGTTCGTGGCGGCCGCTGAAGGAGTGCGCCAGTGGCGCTATGAGCCGGTGGTGTGCGAAGGGGCGCCGGCGGATGTTTTGGAGCGCATTACCGTCAACTTCCACCTCACGCGGCACTAA
- a CDS encoding MBL fold metallo-hydrolase RNA specificity domain-containing protein, with protein MASLTFLGATGTVTGSRYLLEIHGHRYLVDAGLFQGEKELRLRNWQPFPVEANSIEAVILTHAHIDHTGYLPRLVREGFHGRVYVTPSTKRLLSVLLPDAAHLQEEEARYANKVGSTKHSPALPLFDTDDASQALGLLHAVPFDQPFTLHPGCTFTFHRQGHILGAAAVELRFKGRGGEPTSLFFSGDVGRYAVPILMPPEPFPGATYLVVESTYGDRVHDAGDPREQLAEVITSTAQRGGVVLIPAFAVGRTQEILYYLRELEDDGDLALPPVFLDSPMAREATAIYRQALSEHDAETRFVEREDEPFLPSSLRIVTTVSESQAINALPGPAVIISASGMATGGRILHHLRHRLPHPQNTVLFVGFQAQGTRGRKILDGEPTVKIFGEHVPVGAQVAHISSLSAHADREELLVWMRQAEQAPKQVFVTHGEPEASQQFAELIQKELGWPCHLPQYGEQVSL; from the coding sequence ATGGCGAGCCTGACCTTTTTGGGAGCCACGGGCACCGTAACCGGATCGCGGTACCTTTTGGAAATCCACGGCCACCGTTACCTGGTGGATGCCGGGCTGTTTCAGGGGGAAAAGGAGCTGCGGCTTCGCAACTGGCAGCCTTTTCCCGTGGAGGCTAACTCCATTGAGGCGGTAATCCTCACCCACGCCCACATTGACCACACGGGATACCTCCCGCGGCTGGTTCGGGAAGGGTTCCACGGCCGGGTGTACGTCACCCCTTCCACCAAGCGGCTTCTCTCGGTGCTGCTTCCCGATGCCGCCCACCTGCAGGAGGAAGAAGCCCGCTACGCCAACAAGGTGGGCTCCACCAAGCACTCCCCGGCCCTCCCCCTGTTCGATACCGACGATGCTTCGCAGGCCTTAGGTCTTTTGCACGCAGTCCCCTTTGACCAGCCGTTCACCCTTCACCCCGGCTGTACCTTTACCTTCCATCGCCAGGGGCACATCCTGGGAGCTGCAGCGGTAGAGCTCCGCTTTAAGGGGCGAGGGGGAGAGCCCACCAGCCTTTTCTTTTCCGGGGATGTGGGTCGCTACGCGGTGCCCATCCTCATGCCTCCGGAACCGTTCCCGGGAGCCACGTATCTGGTGGTGGAGTCCACCTACGGCGACCGCGTGCACGACGCCGGCGACCCGCGGGAGCAGCTGGCGGAGGTCATTACCAGCACTGCTCAGCGCGGGGGGGTGGTGCTCATCCCCGCCTTTGCCGTAGGCAGAACCCAGGAGATCCTTTACTACCTGCGGGAGCTGGAAGACGACGGTGACCTCGCTTTGCCTCCGGTTTTTCTGGACTCCCCCATGGCCCGGGAGGCCACCGCCATTTACCGCCAAGCGCTTTCCGAACACGATGCGGAAACCCGCTTCGTGGAACGCGAGGACGAGCCCTTTCTGCCTTCAAGCCTGCGCATCGTCACCACGGTGAGCGAATCCCAAGCCATCAACGCCCTCCCCGGGCCGGCGGTGATTATTTCCGCCTCGGGGATGGCCACCGGCGGCCGCATCCTCCACCATCTCCGCCACCGCCTTCCCCACCCGCAAAACACCGTCCTCTTCGTGGGCTTTCAAGCCCAGGGAACCCGCGGGCGCAAGATTCTGGACGGCGAGCCCACCGTCAAGATCTTCGGCGAACACGTCCCCGTGGGTGCCCAGGTAGCCCATATCAGTAGCCTCTCAGCCCACGCTGACCGGGAAGAGCTTCTGGTGTGGATGAGGCAGGCGGAGCAAGCGCCGAAGCAGGTTTTCGTCACCCACGGTGAGCCTGAGGCTTCACAGCAGTTTGCCGAGCTCATCCAAAAGGAGCTGGGATGGCCCTGCCACCTTCCCCAGTACGGCGAGCAGGTGAGCTTGTAA
- a CDS encoding YihY/virulence factor BrkB family protein: MALPPSPVRRAGELVKEGAQRLWALFRRLARRSSEHRLALHAAALAYSTLLSVVPLFTVVFVVTAQVDPARAEQVLTRLSELFPFSPQQVQATLATLTKRAAGLGAAGVVFSVAAALNAFWQVDSVLVAMAGGSRRRLFRLTSFLTLLLAGPLVFAGFLALPTLFSTHAHPTLHALVRGLVRHLGGPVALLLVYRLIPPRRPTWLAAALGAGFSSLFLVGISRGVTLYWRLLPQLDLIYGPLSLLLLFLVSLMLSWLVFLLGAELALVVGTEEKRQRN, from the coding sequence ATGGCCCTGCCACCTTCCCCAGTACGGCGAGCAGGTGAGCTTGTAAAAGAAGGAGCTCAACGGCTTTGGGCTTTGTTCCGCAGGCTCGCCCGCCGCAGCTCTGAGCACAGGCTCGCCCTCCACGCTGCGGCTCTGGCGTACTCGACGCTTTTATCGGTGGTGCCGCTTTTTACCGTGGTGTTTGTGGTCACCGCTCAGGTAGACCCTGCGCGGGCCGAACAGGTATTGACCCGGCTTTCCGAGCTGTTCCCCTTTTCCCCCCAGCAGGTGCAGGCTACGCTCGCCACGCTCACCAAACGGGCCGCCGGCCTTGGTGCCGCAGGTGTTGTGTTTTCCGTGGCGGCCGCCCTCAACGCGTTCTGGCAGGTGGATTCGGTGCTGGTGGCCATGGCGGGTGGATCCCGCCGCCGGCTTTTTCGACTGACGTCGTTTCTCACCCTGCTGCTTGCCGGCCCCCTGGTGTTTGCCGGCTTCTTGGCTTTACCCACGCTTTTCTCTACCCACGCCCATCCCACGCTGCATGCTCTGGTGCGGGGACTGGTGCGGCACTTGGGGGGTCCCGTGGCGTTGCTTTTGGTCTATCGCCTCATTCCCCCACGCCGGCCCACGTGGCTGGCGGCGGCCCTGGGAGCCGGATTTTCCTCGCTTTTTCTGGTGGGTATTTCCCGCGGTGTAACCCTTTACTGGCGCCTCCTCCCGCAACTGGACCTCATTTACGGACCTTTGAGCTTGCTTTTACTATTCCTGGTTTCGCTCATGCTTTCCTGGCTGGTGTTCCTTCTGGGGGCTGAGCTGGCGCTGGTGGTGGGCACGGAGGAGAAGCGCCAGCGAAACTAA
- a CDS encoding class I SAM-dependent methyltransferase: MLPEGSSLPPHPDLQRYYRAGEKQQFVRQIFDASAPDYERVEKLMSLGTGAWYRRRALRRHGLPCGQRVLDVAIGTGLVARETLRLAQDGVFLVGLDPSVGMLHEARKRGRVSVVAGFGEKMPFPEATFDCLTMGYALRHLPDLLVAFREFHRVLRPGGKLLILEITPPRRGLGKALLKAYIRSLTATAARLVTRHRTTAELWRYFWDTMEACVPPEKVMAALSDAGFAQVSRFLELGIFSEYTAVKPG; this comes from the coding sequence ATGTTGCCCGAGGGAAGCAGCTTGCCGCCACATCCGGATTTGCAGCGGTACTACCGAGCGGGGGAGAAGCAGCAGTTTGTGCGGCAGATTTTTGATGCTTCGGCGCCGGACTACGAGCGGGTGGAAAAGCTCATGAGCCTGGGCACCGGGGCTTGGTACCGGCGGCGGGCGTTGCGGCGGCATGGGCTTCCCTGTGGCCAGCGGGTGTTGGACGTGGCCATTGGCACCGGCCTGGTGGCCCGGGAAACCCTGCGCCTGGCTCAAGATGGGGTCTTCTTGGTAGGCCTGGACCCGTCGGTGGGCATGCTCCATGAAGCCCGAAAACGCGGGCGGGTTTCGGTGGTGGCCGGGTTTGGCGAGAAGATGCCGTTTCCGGAGGCAACGTTTGATTGCCTCACCATGGGGTACGCCCTCCGCCATTTGCCGGACCTGCTGGTGGCGTTTCGGGAGTTCCACCGCGTTTTGCGTCCCGGTGGCAAGCTTTTGATCCTGGAAATTACGCCCCCTCGCCGCGGCTTAGGCAAGGCTCTACTGAAAGCGTACATCCGCAGCCTCACGGCAACTGCTGCCCGGCTTGTAACCCGCCACCGCACCACCGCCGAGCTCTGGCGCTACTTCTGGGACACCATGGAAGCCTGCGTGCCGCCGGAAAAGGTCATGGCCGCGCTTTCCGACGCGGGTTTTGCGCAGGTTTCGCGCTTTCTGGAGCTGGGGATTTTTTCCGAGTACACCGCGGTAAAGCCGGGCTAG
- a CDS encoding hydrogenase maturation protease gives MAEKPVLVLALGNDLIADDGLGPAAAALLAPHLSPQVELKTSAAAGMELLEELVGFEAAIIIDAVKTGAAPAGTIFRYRLEDLSPVAAPSAHWAGLPEAQAVAQHLGLPFPREVVIFAVEAQDLATIGHPLSPPVQQSLPVLVSQILEELAALTARSAVGTKAFSSGVTSMGRSPELAGN, from the coding sequence ATGGCTGAAAAGCCGGTGCTGGTTTTGGCTTTGGGCAACGACCTCATTGCCGACGACGGGCTGGGTCCGGCGGCAGCTGCTCTTCTGGCGCCACACCTCTCCCCCCAGGTGGAGCTTAAAACGAGCGCTGCCGCCGGCATGGAGCTCCTAGAAGAGCTGGTGGGCTTTGAAGCCGCCATCATCATTGACGCCGTAAAAACCGGCGCCGCCCCAGCCGGCACCATCTTCCGCTACCGGCTGGAAGACCTTTCGCCCGTGGCGGCCCCCTCGGCGCACTGGGCCGGCTTGCCGGAAGCGCAAGCGGTAGCCCAGCACCTGGGCTTGCCTTTCCCCCGGGAGGTGGTCATTTTCGCCGTGGAAGCCCAGGACCTCGCCACCATCGGCCACCCTTTAAGCCCCCCAGTTCAGCAGTCCCTGCCGGTTTTGGTATCTCAGATTTTGGAGGAATTGGCGGCCTTAACGGCTCGATCAGCAGTCGGCACCAAGGCTTTTAGCTCTGGGGTAACGTCGATGGGCAGGTCCCCGGAATTGGCAGGCAACTGA
- a CDS encoding Ni/Fe hydrogenase subunit alpha produces the protein MSRTVVIDPITRLEGHGKIAVFLNEQGNVDRAYFQVPELRGFEKFAVGRPAEDMPQITSRICGVCPTAHHMASTKALDALYQVEPPSAAKKIRELVYATFFVEDHALHFYFLGGPDFVVGPQAPKGERNILGVLGKVGLEVGKEVIGLRREMRELITRAAGKVIHPVFGLPGGIAKPLTQEDVEAFRKGAAHAVEFAKFSLKVFADVVLANQAYVDWITSDIYTHKTYYMGLVDEQKRVNFYDGKLRVVDPAGREAALFPVSEYLDYIGEHVEPWSYIKFCYLKKVGWKGFVDGTDSGVYSVAPLARLNAAEGMATPAAQEEYERFYATLGGKPVHFTLANHWARLIELLYAAECMAELAADPEILDPHVRTLPSAIPAEGVGVVEAPRGTLIHHYRTDERGIITAANLIVATQNNAARIAMSVDKAAKGLIKNGEVSDGLLNMVEMAFRAYDPCHGCATHALPGSMPLIVRLYNPQGQLLREIRRDG, from the coding sequence ATGAGCCGCACGGTCGTCATTGATCCCATTACCCGCTTGGAGGGCCACGGCAAGATTGCCGTGTTCCTCAACGAGCAAGGCAACGTGGACAGGGCGTACTTTCAGGTCCCGGAGCTGCGGGGCTTTGAAAAGTTTGCGGTGGGTCGCCCCGCCGAAGACATGCCGCAGATTACCTCCCGTATTTGCGGCGTGTGCCCCACCGCGCACCACATGGCCTCCACCAAGGCCCTGGATGCCCTGTACCAGGTGGAACCTCCATCAGCGGCCAAGAAGATTCGGGAGCTGGTGTACGCCACCTTCTTTGTGGAAGACCACGCCCTGCATTTTTACTTCCTGGGCGGACCTGATTTTGTGGTGGGACCGCAAGCTCCCAAGGGGGAGCGCAATATCCTGGGGGTTTTGGGGAAAGTGGGCCTGGAAGTGGGCAAGGAAGTCATTGGCCTGCGCCGGGAAATGCGGGAGCTCATCACCCGTGCTGCCGGCAAGGTCATCCACCCGGTTTTTGGCTTGCCCGGTGGCATTGCCAAGCCCTTGACCCAAGAAGACGTGGAAGCCTTCCGCAAAGGGGCCGCCCACGCCGTGGAGTTTGCCAAGTTTTCCTTGAAGGTCTTTGCCGATGTGGTGTTGGCCAACCAAGCTTACGTGGACTGGATTACCTCCGACATCTACACCCACAAAACCTACTACATGGGCCTGGTGGACGAGCAAAAAAGGGTGAACTTTTACGACGGCAAGCTGCGGGTGGTGGACCCTGCGGGCCGAGAAGCCGCGCTCTTCCCGGTTTCGGAGTACCTGGACTACATTGGCGAGCACGTGGAGCCGTGGAGCTACATCAAGTTCTGCTACCTGAAAAAGGTAGGCTGGAAGGGCTTTGTGGACGGTACCGACTCCGGCGTGTACAGCGTTGCTCCACTGGCGCGCCTCAACGCCGCTGAAGGCATGGCCACCCCTGCTGCCCAGGAGGAATACGAGCGCTTTTACGCCACCCTGGGCGGCAAACCCGTGCACTTTACCTTGGCCAACCACTGGGCCCGCCTCATCGAGCTCCTTTACGCTGCCGAGTGCATGGCGGAGCTGGCCGCCGATCCCGAAATCCTGGATCCCCACGTGCGCACCTTGCCTTCGGCCATCCCTGCCGAAGGCGTGGGGGTGGTGGAAGCCCCGCGCGGCACCCTCATCCATCACTACCGCACCGACGAGCGCGGCATCATCACCGCTGCCAACCTCATCGTGGCCACCCAGAACAACGCCGCCCGCATTGCCATGTCGGTGGATAAGGCGGCCAAGGGGCTCATCAAAAACGGGGAAGTGAGCGACGGGCTTTTGAACATGGTGGAAATGGCCTTTCGGGCCTACGACCCCTGCCACGGCTGCGCCACTCATGCGTTGCCCGGCTCCATGCCCCTGATCGTCCGCCTTTACAACCCCCAGGGCCAACTGCTGCGCGAGATACGCCGGGATGGCTGA
- a CDS encoding NADH-quinone oxidoreductase subunit B family protein — protein MSKPKVAFYWCASCGGCEEAVVDLAEGILPVVEAVDIVFWPVALDFKRADVEAMEDGAITACFVNGAIRTSEQEEMAHLLRKKSQLLIAFGACAHLGGIPGLANLFGREEILRWVYEQAPSVANGGTYPQERFPAPEGELELPSFSPQVRALNQVVPVDYYLPGCPPPVELIVQAVTAILKGELPPKGTVLAPDVALCDSCPRKESKPEKLQLSQLTRPHQVLIDQEKCLLAQGLVCMGPATRSGCGAACIAGNMPCTGCLGPTSRVMDQGAKALAGLASLLDAKDEAQVLAILEGLPDPAGVFYRYSVPASLLARARGEVRHEPHGRH, from the coding sequence ATGAGCAAACCCAAAGTGGCCTTTTACTGGTGCGCCTCCTGTGGGGGGTGCGAAGAAGCGGTGGTGGATTTAGCCGAAGGCATCCTGCCGGTGGTGGAAGCGGTGGACATCGTCTTCTGGCCGGTGGCCCTGGACTTCAAGCGCGCCGATGTGGAAGCCATGGAAGACGGGGCCATTACCGCCTGCTTTGTGAACGGCGCCATTCGCACCTCGGAGCAGGAAGAAATGGCGCACCTCCTGCGGAAGAAAAGCCAGCTGCTCATCGCCTTTGGCGCCTGTGCCCATTTGGGCGGCATCCCTGGCCTTGCCAACCTCTTCGGCCGGGAGGAAATCCTCCGCTGGGTGTACGAGCAAGCCCCCAGCGTCGCCAACGGCGGCACCTATCCCCAGGAACGCTTCCCGGCGCCGGAAGGAGAGCTGGAGCTACCCAGCTTCTCCCCGCAGGTGCGGGCGCTCAACCAGGTGGTGCCGGTGGACTATTACCTGCCCGGCTGCCCGCCGCCGGTGGAGCTCATCGTGCAAGCGGTGACAGCCATCTTGAAAGGGGAACTGCCGCCCAAGGGCACGGTTTTGGCACCGGATGTGGCCTTGTGTGACTCCTGCCCGCGCAAGGAATCCAAGCCGGAAAAACTGCAGCTTTCCCAGCTCACCCGGCCCCATCAGGTCCTCATTGACCAGGAAAAGTGCTTGCTGGCGCAGGGTCTTGTTTGCATGGGGCCGGCCACCCGCAGCGGCTGTGGCGCCGCCTGCATTGCCGGCAACATGCCCTGTACCGGCTGTCTCGGCCCCACCAGCAGGGTGATGGATCAGGGGGCCAAGGCCTTGGCCGGCCTGGCTTCGCTTTTGGACGCTAAAGACGAAGCGCAGGTGCTTGCCATTTTGGAGGGTTTGCCCGATCCGGCGGGGGTCTTTTACCGCTACAGCGTTCCCGCTTCCCTGTTGGCCCGGGCCCGGGGGGAGGTGAGGCATGAGCCGCACGGTCGTCATTGA
- a CDS encoding hydrogenase iron-sulfur subunit yields MSSFEPRIVAFFCNWCTYTASDLAGTARMTYAPNVRVVRVMCSGRVDPQFVLAAFREGADGVLIGGCHPGDCHYQEGNYKCLRRFHALRKLLAQFGIAPERLRLEWISASEGEKVQRVINEMVEEVKKLGPLPPLVPEEAREAAAAGGGV; encoded by the coding sequence ATGTCTAGCTTTGAACCCCGCATCGTGGCGTTCTTTTGCAACTGGTGCACCTACACCGCTTCGGACCTGGCGGGTACCGCCCGCATGACCTACGCCCCCAACGTGCGGGTGGTGCGGGTCATGTGCTCGGGAAGGGTGGATCCGCAGTTCGTTTTAGCGGCCTTCCGGGAAGGTGCCGACGGCGTGCTCATCGGCGGCTGCCACCCCGGGGATTGCCACTACCAGGAGGGCAACTACAAGTGCCTGCGGCGCTTTCACGCTTTGCGTAAGCTCCTGGCGCAATTCGGCATTGCCCCCGAGCGCTTGCGGCTGGAGTGGATTTCCGCTTCCGAAGGGGAAAAGGTGCAGCGGGTCATCAACGAAATGGTGGAGGAGGTGAAAAAGCTCGGACCGCTGCCGCCGTTGGTGCCGGAAGAAGCAAGGGAGGCTGCGGCAGCAGGAGGTGGGGTATGA